The following proteins come from a genomic window of Sphingosinicella flava:
- a CDS encoding YihY/virulence factor BrkB family protein, which translates to MTDQHDESGRGREADKPTQIPARGWKDIVVRAWKESGQDNMSLVSAGVAFYAFLAMVPLLAAFVLSYGLFAAPATMMGHVRGLFQVLPRDAAAIIGEQLVSVTSQAASKTGLGLLFALGLALYGAMKGAAAMITALNIAYDEDETRGFIRKTLAALAITIGAVVTGLVAVAAIGALAAVDRLLPGAPPLLPTLIRIGFWIAAAAVASGAVAALYRYAPDREAAKWRWLTPGSIVATAGWLLMTLGFGIYTANFGNYNATYGALGAVVVLLMWLYLSAYVLLLGAELNAEMEHQTRKDTTTGPDRPMGARDAEMADTVGAATGTNGKKSR; encoded by the coding sequence ATGACAGATCAACACGATGAGTCGGGGCGCGGACGCGAGGCCGACAAGCCCACCCAAATCCCCGCACGCGGATGGAAGGATATCGTGGTCCGGGCCTGGAAGGAATCCGGGCAGGACAATATGAGCCTGGTTTCCGCAGGCGTCGCCTTTTACGCCTTTCTCGCCATGGTGCCGCTGCTCGCCGCATTCGTGCTGAGCTATGGCCTGTTCGCGGCGCCCGCGACGATGATGGGGCATGTCCGGGGCCTGTTCCAGGTTTTGCCGCGCGACGCCGCCGCCATTATCGGCGAACAATTGGTGAGCGTCACCAGCCAGGCCGCGAGCAAAACCGGGCTGGGCCTCCTCTTCGCGCTCGGCCTTGCCCTTTACGGCGCGATGAAGGGCGCGGCGGCGATGATCACCGCGCTCAACATCGCTTATGACGAGGACGAAACGCGCGGGTTCATCCGCAAGACCTTGGCCGCCCTGGCGATCACCATAGGGGCGGTGGTGACCGGCCTCGTCGCCGTCGCCGCCATCGGCGCGCTGGCGGCGGTGGACCGCCTGCTGCCCGGCGCGCCGCCCCTGCTGCCGACCCTGATCCGCATCGGATTCTGGATTGCCGCAGCGGCGGTGGCGAGCGGCGCGGTGGCGGCGCTGTACCGTTACGCGCCCGATCGCGAGGCGGCGAAGTGGCGCTGGCTCACGCCAGGCTCCATCGTCGCGACCGCCGGCTGGCTGCTGATGACCCTGGGTTTCGGCATCTACACGGCCAATTTCGGCAATTACAACGCGACCTATGGCGCGCTTGGCGCGGTCGTCGTGCTTTTGATGTGGCTCTATTTGTCCGCTTATGTCCTGCTGCTCGGCGCCGAGCTCAATGCCGAGATGGAGCATCAGACGCGGAAGGATACGACCACCGGGCCGGACAGGCCGATGGGCGCGCGCGATGCCGAAATGGCCGACACGGTCGGCGCCGCGACCGGCACCAACGGCAAGAAGAGCCGTTAA
- a CDS encoding ribonucleoside-diphosphate reductase subunit alpha codes for MDLLGSSEVESGDVAVTVEAPKKEKAKVDSKSVAARAFDVVTDESRDALLTEFGKDTLRDRYLLPGENYQDLFARVACAYADDQDHAQRLYDYISKLWFMPATPVLSNGGTGRGLPISCYLNSVDDSLQAITEIWNENVWLASRGGGIGTYWGNVRGIGEPVGLNGKTSGIIPFVRVMDSLTLAISQGSLRRGSAAVYLDISHPEIEEFLEIRKPSGDFNRKALNLHHGVLVTDAFMEAVRDGAEWELKSPKDGSVRGRVDARALFQKLVETRLATGEPYIVFADHVNKAMPKHHRDLGLKVSTSNLCSEITLPTGRDHLGQDRTAVCCLSSLNLETWDEWNGDKMFIEDVMRFLDNVLQDYIDRAPDEMARAKYSASRERSVGLGVMGFHSFLQARGLPFEGAMAKSWNMRIFKHIAAQAQEASMMLAKERGPCPDAADMGVMERFSCKMAIAPTASISIICGGTSACIEPIPGNVYTHKTLSGSFSIRNPHLEKLLIEKAKNSDAVWNSILEQGGSVQHLDFLTQEEKDTFKTSFEIDQRWLIELAADRTPYIDQAQSLNLFIPADVDKWDLLMLHFRAWELGIKSLYYLRSKSVQRAGFAGGVEADNTPELKEIQLAATTDYDECLACQ; via the coding sequence ATGGACCTTCTAGGCAGCAGCGAAGTGGAGTCGGGCGACGTGGCCGTGACCGTTGAGGCGCCGAAAAAGGAGAAGGCCAAGGTCGATTCCAAATCGGTCGCCGCGCGCGCCTTCGATGTCGTGACCGACGAGAGCCGCGACGCGCTCCTCACCGAATTCGGCAAGGACACGCTCCGCGACCGCTATCTCCTTCCCGGTGAAAATTATCAGGATCTCTTCGCGCGCGTCGCTTGCGCCTATGCCGACGATCAGGATCACGCCCAGCGGCTTTACGACTATATCTCGAAATTGTGGTTCATGCCCGCGACGCCGGTCCTTTCGAACGGCGGCACCGGGCGCGGCCTGCCTATTTCCTGCTATCTGAACAGCGTCGACGACAGCCTGCAGGCGATCACCGAAATCTGGAACGAGAATGTCTGGCTCGCCAGCAGAGGCGGCGGCATCGGCACTTATTGGGGCAATGTCCGCGGCATCGGCGAGCCGGTCGGCCTCAACGGCAAGACCAGCGGCATCATCCCCTTCGTCCGGGTGATGGACAGCCTGACGCTGGCGATCAGCCAGGGGTCGCTGCGCCGCGGTTCGGCCGCCGTCTATCTCGACATCAGCCATCCGGAGATCGAGGAGTTCCTTGAGATCCGCAAACCCTCCGGCGACTTCAACCGCAAGGCCTTGAACCTCCACCATGGCGTGCTCGTCACCGACGCCTTCATGGAAGCGGTGCGCGACGGCGCGGAGTGGGAGTTGAAGAGCCCGAAGGACGGATCGGTGCGTGGGCGTGTCGACGCCCGGGCGCTCTTCCAGAAGCTCGTCGAAACCCGCCTCGCGACCGGCGAGCCCTATATCGTCTTCGCCGACCATGTGAACAAGGCGATGCCGAAGCATCATCGCGACTTGGGCCTCAAGGTCTCGACATCGAACCTCTGCTCGGAAATCACGCTGCCGACGGGCCGCGACCATCTTGGCCAGGACCGCACGGCGGTGTGCTGCCTCTCTTCGCTCAATCTCGAAACCTGGGACGAGTGGAACGGCGACAAGATGTTCATCGAGGACGTCATGCGCTTCCTCGACAATGTGCTGCAGGATTATATCGACCGCGCGCCGGACGAGATGGCGCGTGCCAAATACAGCGCCAGCCGCGAACGCTCGGTGGGCCTCGGCGTGATGGGTTTCCATTCCTTCCTCCAGGCGCGCGGCCTGCCGTTCGAAGGCGCGATGGCGAAATCGTGGAACATGCGCATCTTCAAGCATATCGCGGCCCAGGCCCAGGAAGCCTCGATGATGCTCGCCAAGGAGCGCGGCCCCTGCCCCGACGCCGCCGACATGGGCGTGATGGAGCGCTTTTCCTGCAAGATGGCGATCGCGCCGACCGCGTCGATCAGCATCATCTGCGGCGGCACCTCCGCCTGCATCGAGCCGATCCCGGGCAACGTCTACACCCACAAGACGCTGTCGGGCAGCTTCTCGATCCGCAACCCGCACCTGGAGAAATTGCTGATCGAGAAAGCGAAGAATTCGGACGCCGTGTGGAATTCGATCCTCGAGCAGGGCGGCAGCGTCCAGCATCTCGACTTCCTCACCCAGGAGGAAAAGGACACGTTCAAGACCAGCTTCGAGATCGACCAGCGCTGGCTGATCGAGCTCGCCGCCGACCGCACGCCCTATATCGACCAGGCCCAGTCGCTGAACCTGTTCATCCCGGCCGATGTCGACAAATGGGATCTCTTGATGCTCCACTTCCGCGCCTGGGAACTCGGCATCAAGTCGCTTTACTATCTCCGTTCCAAGTCGGTGCAGCGCGCCGGCTTCGCGGGCGGCGTCGAGGCGGACAACACGCCGGAGCTGAAGGAAATCCAGCTCGCGGCGACCACCGATTATGACGAGTGCCTGGCGTGTCAGTGA
- a CDS encoding DUF2171 domain-containing protein encodes MVDVSQIREHAQVVGADGVTVGTVDKVEGDRIKLTKDSAGQGSHEGHHHFIATGLVAAVEGDTVRLSANADVAVNIFEEEGGD; translated from the coding sequence ATGGTCGATGTCAGCCAGATCAGGGAACATGCGCAAGTGGTCGGCGCGGACGGAGTGACGGTCGGCACCGTCGACAAGGTTGAGGGCGATCGCATCAAGCTCACCAAGGACAGCGCCGGGCAGGGTTCCCACGAGGGGCACCATCATTTCATCGCGACCGGCCTCGTCGCAGCCGTCGAGGGCGACACGGTGCGCCTGTCCGCCAATGCCGACGTCGCGGTGAATATCTTCGAGGAGGAGGGGGGCGACTGA
- a CDS encoding amidohydrolase family protein — MNFPAFRAIGLLIAQLFACSAALAAPAEAPAMWKNGRWFDGTQFVKRTMYSTQAGLLTTRKPPKVGRTVDLQGKYVVPAYGDAHTHIIGDEDQLDAKIAAFLREGIFYAKNPNAIPDFLTPKMRSMINRKDSIDVVFANGGLTGSGAHPAPLHDNLADRGLLQGLGRADMPGRAYHIIDDEDDLAASWPKILAGKPDFIKVFLNGGTRLRLGSEAGTKAGISPAMLKSIIRRAHDAGLRVMAHVETADDFAAAVEAGVDETAHLPHFGPRGARENAAAYTITPEVAAQAGARGVTVIGTASVLQRMHGAEWPEEARTSVAALHRKNIALLRQHGVRIAIGSDGMGGETGIPTAAGEAAYFYTYGLADNLDLLRMWSVVTPQTIFPDRKIGKLEEGYEANFLALDGDPLADPKNLHRIGLRVKGGAVLALDGGTAAD; from the coding sequence ATGAATTTTCCGGCTTTTCGCGCCATTGGGCTGCTCATCGCGCAGCTTTTCGCCTGCTCCGCCGCACTGGCGGCCCCCGCCGAAGCGCCGGCGATGTGGAAGAACGGGCGGTGGTTCGATGGCACCCAATTCGTCAAGCGCACCATGTACAGCACGCAAGCGGGCCTGCTGACCACGCGGAAACCCCCCAAGGTCGGAAGAACGGTGGACCTTCAGGGCAAATATGTCGTCCCCGCTTATGGCGATGCCCATACCCATATTATCGGCGATGAAGATCAACTGGATGCCAAGATCGCGGCCTTCCTGCGGGAAGGCATCTTCTACGCCAAGAACCCCAATGCGATACCGGATTTCCTGACCCCGAAGATGCGGAGCATGATCAACCGCAAGGACAGTATCGACGTGGTCTTCGCCAATGGCGGCCTGACCGGGAGCGGCGCGCATCCGGCACCCCTGCACGACAATTTGGCCGACAGGGGGCTTCTGCAGGGCCTTGGACGCGCGGACATGCCCGGGCGCGCCTATCACATCATCGACGATGAGGACGATCTGGCCGCCAGCTGGCCGAAAATTCTGGCCGGAAAGCCCGATTTCATCAAGGTGTTCCTGAATGGCGGAACCCGCCTGCGCCTCGGCAGCGAAGCCGGCACCAAGGCCGGCATATCCCCCGCGATGCTGAAATCGATCATCCGCCGCGCCCATGATGCCGGGCTAAGAGTGATGGCGCACGTCGAAACTGCGGACGATTTCGCGGCGGCCGTCGAAGCGGGCGTGGATGAAACCGCCCATCTTCCCCATTTCGGGCCGCGCGGCGCGCGCGAAAATGCGGCGGCCTATACCATCACGCCGGAGGTGGCGGCGCAGGCCGGCGCGCGCGGCGTGACCGTCATCGGCACGGCCAGCGTGCTGCAGCGGATGCACGGCGCGGAATGGCCGGAAGAAGCACGCACGAGCGTGGCCGCCCTGCACCGGAAGAATATCGCGCTGCTCCGCCAGCATGGCGTGCGCATCGCGATCGGCAGCGACGGCATGGGCGGCGAAACCGGAATTCCCACCGCGGCGGGCGAAGCGGCCTATTTCTATACCTATGGCCTGGCGGACAATCTCGACTTGCTGCGCATGTGGTCTGTCGTCACTCCGCAAACGATCTTTCCGGATCGCAAGATCGGCAAGCTGGAAGAGGGTTACGAAGCCAACTTCCTGGCGCTCGACGGCGATCCTCTCGCCGATCCCAAGAACCTGCACCGCATCGGCCTGCGGGTGAAGGGGGGCGCGGTGCTGGCCCTTGATGGCGGCACAGCGGCCGATTGA
- a CDS encoding fumarate hydratase → MTTIIWEADLIESVADALQYISYYHPMDYIRALGAAYEAEESPAAKDAIAQILTNSRMCAEGHRPICQDTGIVTVFVKWGQDCRLDSALSLQQVVDEGVRRAYRNPENPLRASILADPAFGRVNTKDNTPSVLHVEMVPGNRVDVTVAAKGGGSENKSKFKMLNPSDSIVDWVLEMVPQMGAGWCPPGMLGIGIGGTAEKAMLLAKESLMGAIDMAQLKARGPQNRLEELRIELFDKVNALGIGAQGLGGLATILDVKILDWPTHAASKPIAMIPNCAATRHAHFVLDGSGPAYLETPKLEDWPDVNWTPSKEAKRVNLDALTPEVVQSWKHGDRLLLSGKMLTGRDAAHKRIKDMLDRGEELPVEFKGRVIYYVGPVDPVGEEVVGPAGPTTATRMDKFTRMMLEQGLLAMVGKAERGPMAIDAIRDHKSAYLMAVGGAAYLVARAIKGSKVVGFEDLGMEAIYEFEVADMPVTVAVDSEGQSVHHLAPLVWREKIAKKALERA, encoded by the coding sequence TTGACCACCATCATCTGGGAAGCGGACCTCATCGAGAGCGTTGCCGATGCGCTTCAGTACATTTCTTATTATCACCCGATGGATTATATCCGGGCGCTGGGCGCGGCTTATGAGGCGGAGGAATCGCCCGCCGCGAAGGACGCCATCGCGCAGATCCTGACCAACAGCCGCATGTGCGCGGAAGGGCACCGGCCGATCTGCCAGGATACCGGCATCGTCACCGTCTTCGTGAAATGGGGGCAGGATTGCCGGCTCGACAGCGCCCTCAGCCTGCAACAGGTGGTGGATGAGGGCGTGCGCCGCGCCTATCGCAACCCGGAAAACCCGCTCCGCGCCTCGATCCTCGCCGACCCCGCGTTCGGGCGGGTGAATACGAAGGACAATACGCCGTCCGTCCTGCACGTGGAGATGGTGCCGGGGAACAGGGTGGACGTTACCGTCGCGGCGAAGGGCGGCGGCTCTGAAAACAAGTCCAAGTTCAAGATGCTGAACCCGTCCGACTCCATCGTCGACTGGGTGCTGGAAATGGTGCCGCAGATGGGCGCGGGCTGGTGCCCGCCCGGAATGCTCGGCATCGGCATTGGCGGCACGGCGGAGAAAGCGATGCTGCTCGCCAAGGAAAGCCTGATGGGCGCGATCGACATGGCGCAGTTGAAGGCGCGCGGGCCCCAGAACAGACTTGAGGAATTGCGGATCGAATTGTTCGACAAGGTGAATGCGCTCGGCATCGGCGCGCAGGGGCTGGGCGGCCTCGCGACGATCCTCGACGTGAAGATCCTCGACTGGCCGACGCACGCCGCTTCGAAGCCGATCGCGATGATCCCGAACTGCGCGGCGACCCGTCATGCGCATTTCGTGCTGGATGGTTCCGGCCCGGCCTATCTCGAAACGCCGAAGCTGGAGGACTGGCCCGACGTCAACTGGACGCCGTCCAAGGAAGCCAAGCGCGTCAATCTCGACGCACTGACGCCGGAGGTGGTGCAGAGCTGGAAGCATGGCGACCGCCTGCTCCTCAGCGGCAAGATGCTCACCGGCCGCGACGCCGCGCACAAGCGCATCAAGGACATGCTCGACCGCGGCGAGGAGCTGCCGGTCGAATTCAAGGGCCGCGTCATTTATTATGTCGGGCCGGTCGACCCGGTCGGCGAGGAAGTGGTCGGCCCGGCCGGCCCCACCACCGCGACCCGCATGGACAAGTTCACGCGCATGATGCTGGAACAGGGCCTGCTCGCCATGGTCGGCAAGGCCGAGCGCGGCCCCATGGCCATCGACGCCATCCGCGACCACAAGTCCGCCTACCTGATGGCCGTCGGCGGCGCCGCCTATCTCGTCGCCCGCGCGATCAAGGGATCGAAGGTCGTCGGCTTCGAGGATTTGGGCATGGAGGCGATCTACGAATTCGAGGTCGCGGACATGCCGGTGACGGTCGCGGTGGATAGCGAGGGGCAGAGCGTCCACCATCTCGCCCCGCTGGTGTGGCGGGAAAAGATCGCGAAGAAGGCGCTGGAGCGGGCGTAA
- a CDS encoding putative bifunctional diguanylate cyclase/phosphodiesterase produces the protein MKQAELARMNEADFLAVLAGDRPLSRLIDLRHQRKRVFADASLVFAFCAVALASLAGWVAGGAIGFAFAAPWLLLTGAAHWLSLQRARRDRHHQERRPMPATAAEGAGLGLLWSSLPAWALASGAPALPLGLTVAAAIMAGTLASAEPAFALSWIAVLFASQSWGLWSASGGDLILMMALTGNVAVAGLGVLLVQHWVRQQGKDAQRIADECETVGLLLREYEQRGAGWLWQVDSGNRILYLSRRITNLLGRAPAQVIGQPLPAVLGGGGALGQALLARTAFSALEMEIRTNQGDRWISLTGDPIVDGDGLFQGFRGVGADVTEARRTKERLTNLANMDVLSGLPNRSRVRELLGDALAAAQGSGIPCAVLFLDLDGFKPVNDTFGHMTGDTVLKSVAQRLVREVGGMGEVGRIGGDEFAVVVPDAQSRARVDALGARLIAAVSEPYQADSAKIRIGLSIGCAFGPVDGQSVDDLIQKADMALYQAKARGRGMCCAFDASMQKEAEQRLRLEEDLRHALPGNQFRLTYQPLVRASDQRLVGFEALIRWHHPVRGLISPLDFIPLAEETGIITHLGDWVIEEACRAAAHWPDHISVAVNLSPRQLVLPALPNAVSESLTRHRIKPNRLELEVTESVFLGDTHGALDVLRRLRQLGVGIALDDFGTGYSSLGYLNKTVFHKLKIDGSFVREAAKNKETVAIIQSIVTLANSFRMTITAEGVETMADFERMRDMGCHQIQGYLFGRPMDFDKATELVRGGGNARMSA, from the coding sequence ATGAAGCAGGCTGAACTGGCCCGCATGAACGAGGCGGACTTCCTGGCGGTGCTCGCCGGGGATCGGCCGCTCTCGCGCCTCATCGACCTTCGCCACCAGCGCAAGCGCGTCTTCGCCGACGCGTCCTTGGTCTTCGCCTTTTGCGCCGTCGCCCTCGCTTCGCTCGCCGGATGGGTGGCGGGCGGGGCGATCGGTTTCGCCTTCGCCGCGCCGTGGCTGCTGCTGACCGGCGCCGCGCACTGGCTTTCGCTGCAACGCGCGCGGCGCGACCGTCACCATCAAGAACGCCGGCCAATGCCCGCGACCGCCGCGGAAGGGGCGGGATTGGGCCTCCTATGGTCGTCGCTTCCGGCCTGGGCGCTGGCGAGCGGGGCGCCCGCCTTGCCGCTCGGCCTGACGGTCGCCGCCGCGATCATGGCCGGAACCCTCGCCTCGGCGGAGCCGGCCTTTGCCCTGTCGTGGATCGCCGTCCTGTTCGCGTCGCAATCCTGGGGGCTGTGGAGCGCGAGCGGCGGCGATCTCATCCTCATGATGGCGCTGACCGGGAATGTCGCGGTGGCGGGGCTCGGCGTCCTGCTGGTCCAGCATTGGGTGCGGCAGCAGGGCAAGGATGCCCAGCGCATCGCCGACGAATGCGAGACGGTCGGCCTCCTTCTCCGCGAATATGAGCAGCGCGGCGCGGGCTGGCTGTGGCAGGTCGATAGCGGCAATCGCATCCTCTATCTCTCCCGCCGGATCACGAATTTGCTCGGCCGGGCGCCCGCGCAAGTGATCGGCCAGCCGCTTCCCGCGGTGCTCGGCGGCGGCGGCGCGCTGGGCCAGGCCCTTCTCGCGCGCACGGCTTTTTCCGCGCTCGAAATGGAAATCCGCACCAATCAGGGCGATCGCTGGATTTCCCTGACCGGCGACCCGATCGTCGACGGCGACGGCCTCTTCCAGGGCTTTCGCGGCGTCGGCGCCGACGTGACCGAGGCGCGGCGGACCAAGGAGCGGCTGACCAATCTCGCCAACATGGACGTCCTGTCGGGCCTCCCCAATCGCAGCCGCGTCCGCGAGCTGCTCGGCGATGCGCTGGCGGCGGCGCAAGGCTCCGGCATTCCCTGCGCGGTCCTGTTCCTCGACCTCGACGGCTTCAAGCCGGTCAACGACACGTTCGGCCACATGACGGGCGACACGGTGCTGAAATCCGTCGCCCAGCGCCTCGTCCGCGAAGTGGGCGGCATGGGCGAGGTCGGCCGCATCGGCGGCGACGAATTCGCGGTCGTCGTGCCCGACGCGCAGAGCCGCGCCCGCGTCGACGCGCTCGGCGCGCGGCTGATCGCCGCCGTGTCCGAACCCTATCAGGCCGACAGCGCGAAAATCCGCATCGGCCTGTCGATCGGCTGCGCCTTCGGCCCGGTCGACGGGCAGAGCGTCGACGACCTCATCCAGAAAGCCGACATGGCGCTGTACCAGGCCAAGGCGCGCGGCCGCGGCATGTGCTGCGCCTTCGACGCGAGCATGCAGAAGGAAGCCGAACAACGGCTGCGGCTGGAGGAAGACCTGCGCCATGCCCTCCCCGGCAACCAGTTCCGCCTCACCTACCAGCCCCTGGTCCGGGCGTCCGACCAGCGCCTCGTCGGCTTCGAGGCGCTCATTCGCTGGCACCATCCGGTGCGCGGCCTCATCTCCCCGCTCGACTTCATTCCATTGGCCGAGGAAACCGGCATCATCACCCATCTCGGCGACTGGGTGATCGAGGAAGCGTGCCGCGCCGCCGCCCACTGGCCCGACCATATCAGCGTCGCGGTGAACCTCTCGCCGCGCCAGCTCGTCCTGCCCGCCCTTCCCAACGCGGTGAGCGAGAGCCTCACCCGCCACCGGATCAAGCCCAACCGGCTTGAGCTGGAAGTGACCGAGAGCGTCTTCCTCGGCGACACGCACGGCGCTCTCGACGTGCTGCGCCGCCTCCGCCAATTGGGCGTCGGCATCGCGCTCGACGATTTCGGCACCGGCTATTCCTCACTCGGCTATTTGAACAAGACCGTGTTCCACAAGCTGAAGATCGACGGCTCCTTCGTCCGGGAGGCGGCGAAGAACAAGGAAACGGTGGCGATCATCCAGTCGATCGTCACCCTCGCCAACAGCTTCCGGATGACGATCACCGCCGAAGGGGTCGAAACGATGGCCGATTTCGAGCGCATGCGCGACATGGGCTGCCACCAGATCCAGGGCTATCTGTTCGGCCGCCCGATGGATTTCGACAAGGCGACCGAATTGGTGCGCGGCGGCGGCAATGCGCGGATGAGCGCCTGA
- a CDS encoding M1 family metallopeptidase, which translates to MPLLLAGAASFILAACTPAGKTAPNAGTAAVLSAPDARDIHSYARPEVARVTHVALDLRADFAAKRMAGTAALDVAASPGATEIVLDSKGLEIASVTDRAGRPLQWAVGANDPNIGAPLTVQLNGANRIVITYKSAPDAAALQWLAPEQTAGKKLPFLFSQGQAILNRTWIPTQDSPGIRQTWEARIVVPENMVAVMSGERLTPRGEAVAGGGKAYRFRMDKAVAPYLIAIAAGDIAFQPLGPRTGVYAEPATLKAAADELVDTEKMVEAAESLYGPYRWGRYDMIVLPPAFPFGGMENPTLTFLTPTMIAGDRSLVSLIAHELAHSWSGNLVTNAQWADFWLNEGFTTYFESRIMEALYGKQRADQNIALGWDSLQDTIQGAGGPASPNTRLHLDLTGRDPDDGMSDIAYEKGAAFLRTIENTVGRQRFDAWLRSYFDRHAFQPITASLFLQDIRANLVRGDAALEGKLMLDEWVYQPGIPANVIAPPTAAFAAVDAAVKAYMASGQPPKTFSNWNTQERLRFLDALPRDLGSGKLEELNDALTLSESGNSEILFAWLQLAIANRYDPVVPVLENFLTSMGRRKFVAPLFAALARQGEWGLPIARRIYAKARPGYHSVTSGTVDETLKGS; encoded by the coding sequence ATGCCGCTGCTGCTCGCCGGAGCCGCGTCCTTCATCCTCGCCGCCTGCACGCCCGCCGGAAAAACGGCGCCGAATGCGGGGACGGCCGCGGTGCTGAGCGCGCCGGACGCGCGCGACATTCACTCTTATGCCCGCCCCGAAGTGGCGCGCGTCACCCATGTCGCGCTCGACCTCCGCGCCGATTTCGCGGCGAAACGGATGGCGGGGACGGCGGCCCTAGATGTCGCCGCATCGCCGGGCGCGACGGAAATCGTCCTCGACAGCAAGGGGCTGGAGATCGCGTCGGTCACCGACCGCGCCGGACGGCCTTTGCAATGGGCAGTGGGGGCGAACGACCCCAATATCGGCGCCCCGCTGACCGTACAGCTGAACGGCGCGAACCGCATCGTCATCACGTATAAAAGCGCGCCCGATGCCGCCGCCCTGCAATGGCTGGCACCGGAGCAGACCGCGGGCAAGAAGCTGCCCTTCCTGTTCAGCCAGGGCCAGGCGATCCTCAACCGCACCTGGATCCCGACGCAGGACAGCCCCGGCATCCGCCAGACCTGGGAGGCGCGCATCGTCGTGCCCGAAAATATGGTCGCGGTGATGAGCGGCGAGCGCCTGACGCCCAGGGGCGAGGCCGTGGCGGGCGGCGGCAAGGCCTATCGCTTCCGCATGGACAAGGCGGTCGCGCCCTATCTGATCGCCATCGCGGCGGGCGACATCGCCTTCCAGCCGCTTGGGCCGCGCACCGGCGTCTATGCCGAACCCGCGACGTTGAAGGCGGCGGCGGACGAACTCGTCGATACCGAGAAGATGGTCGAGGCGGCCGAAAGCCTTTACGGGCCCTATCGCTGGGGCCGCTACGACATGATCGTTCTTCCCCCCGCTTTCCCATTCGGCGGCATGGAAAATCCGACGCTCACCTTCCTGACGCCGACGATGATCGCGGGCGACCGGTCGCTCGTCTCGCTGATCGCGCACGAATTGGCGCACAGCTGGTCGGGCAATCTCGTCACCAATGCGCAATGGGCGGATTTCTGGCTGAACGAGGGTTTCACCACTTATTTCGAAAGCCGGATCATGGAGGCGCTTTACGGCAAGCAGCGCGCCGACCAGAATATCGCGCTCGGCTGGGATTCGCTGCAGGACACGATCCAGGGCGCGGGCGGCCCCGCCTCGCCCAATACCCGCCTCCACCTCGACCTCACCGGCCGCGATCCGGACGACGGGATGAGCGACATCGCTTATGAAAAGGGCGCCGCCTTCCTCCGCACCATCGAGAACACGGTCGGGCGCCAGCGCTTCGACGCTTGGCTTCGTTCCTATTTCGACCGCCATGCCTTCCAGCCGATCACGGCGTCCCTGTTCCTGCAGGACATCCGCGCCAATCTGGTGCGCGGGGATGCGGCGCTGGAAGGGAAGCTGATGCTGGACGAGTGGGTCTATCAGCCGGGCATTCCCGCCAATGTCATCGCCCCGCCGACCGCGGCCTTTGCCGCCGTCGATGCGGCGGTGAAAGCCTATATGGCAAGCGGTCAGCCGCCGAAGACTTTCAGCAACTGGAATACGCAGGAACGGCTTCGCTTTCTCGATGCCCTCCCACGCGATCTGGGCAGCGGCAAGCTCGAAGAGCTGAACGACGCGCTTACTTTGTCGGAGAGCGGCAATAGCGAGATTCTGTTCGCCTGGCTGCAGCTCGCCATCGCCAACCGCTACGACCCGGTGGTGCCAGTGCTGGAAAACTTCCTGACGTCCATGGGCCGCCGCAAATTCGTCGCGCCGCTCTTCGCCGCACTCGCGCGGCAGGGCGAATGGGGCCTGCCGATCGCCCGCCGCATCTACGCCAAGGCGCGCCCGGGCTACCATTCCGTAACGTCCGGCACGGTGGACGAGACGCTGAAGGGGTCGTGA